In a genomic window of Poecilia reticulata strain Guanapo linkage group LG22, Guppy_female_1.0+MT, whole genome shotgun sequence:
- the LOC103458740 gene encoding neurofilament heavy polypeptide-like isoform X4, translated as MEEKKPVKKEIKVEKLPKEKKPVKEEIKVKKPPKGKLGFEKPVKDKIKEKKLSEEGKSEQKHQTEKIGVKKPKEDIKPKRTIKREFPTVLRKQHLNVTKPEATPIKTKKVAVVKIPEVPKETTKPSKVKKVAEVLKEKKIEPITHKKAAVIKAKPAPAEKKKEKTVLKETVKDKVKEDRVLKEKQEPAKKEKPAEKAARDEKVEEQLLDSFPMDENWLVCFSPDELPYFQCFFLDEDEAQFPFYAFSPLHI; from the exons atggaagaaaagaaaccagtcaaaaaagaaataaaagtggaGAAACTGCCCAAAGAAAAGAAACCTgtcaaagaagaaataaaggtCAAGAAACCTCCCAAAGGAAAACTAGGTTTTGAGAAACCTGTCAAGGATAAGATCAAGGAAAAGAAACTTTCAGAAGAAGGaaaatctgaacagaaacacCAAACCGAAAAAATAGGAGTAAAGAAACCTAAAGAAG ATATTAAGCCCAAAAGAACAATCAAACGGGAGTTTCCAACTGTCCTCAGGAAGCAACAtcttaatgtgacaaaacctG AAGCCACTCCAATCAAGACCAAAAAGGTGGCAGTTGTGAAAA ttccTGAGGTTCCAAAAGAAACAACCAAgccttcaaaagtcaaaaaag tTGCTGAGGTTCTTAAGGAGAAGAAGATTGAACCCATCACTCACAAAAAAG CAGCTGTTATTAAGGCAAAACCAGCACCTGCTGAAAAGAAGAAAG AGAAAACTGTCCTGAAGGAGACGGTAAAAGATAAAGTTAAAG AAGACagagttcttaaagagaaacaGGAGCCAGCAAAGAAAG AAAAACCTGCGGAGAAGGCTGCCAGAGACGAGAAGGTTGAAG AACAACTTTTGGACAGCTTTCCCATGGATG aaaactggcTGGTATGTTTCTCTCCAGACGAGCTGCCGTACTTCCAGTGTTTCTTCCTGGACGAGGACGAGGCTCAGTTTCCATTTTATGCCTTCTCACCTCTACACATTTAA
- the LOC103458740 gene encoding neurofilament heavy polypeptide-like isoform X2: MEEKKPVKKEIKVEKLPKEKKPVKEEIKVKKPPKGKLGFEKPVKDKIKEKKLSEEGKSEQKHQTEKIGVKKPKEDIKPKRTIKREFPTVLRKQHLNVTKPEATPIKTKKVAVVKKLEIPDKNVSLTKTKVKAVPLRKVPEVPKETTKPSKVKKVAEVLKEKKIEPITHKKAVIKAKPAPAEKKKEKTVLKETVKDKVKEDRVLKEKQEPAKKEKPAEKAARDEKVEEQLLDSFPMDENWLVCFSPDELPYFQCFFLDEDEAQFPFYAFSPLHI; this comes from the exons atggaagaaaagaaaccagtcaaaaaagaaataaaagtggaGAAACTGCCCAAAGAAAAGAAACCTgtcaaagaagaaataaaggtCAAGAAACCTCCCAAAGGAAAACTAGGTTTTGAGAAACCTGTCAAGGATAAGATCAAGGAAAAGAAACTTTCAGAAGAAGGaaaatctgaacagaaacacCAAACCGAAAAAATAGGAGTAAAGAAACCTAAAGAAG ATATTAAGCCCAAAAGAACAATCAAACGGGAGTTTCCAACTGTCCTCAGGAAGCAACAtcttaatgtgacaaaacctG AAGCCACTCCAATCAAGACCAAAAAGGTGGCAGTTGTGAAAA AGCTCGAAATCCCAGACAAAAATGTCTCCTTAACAAAGACGAAAGTAAAGGCAGTGCCACTACGAAAAG ttccTGAGGTTCCAAAAGAAACAACCAAgccttcaaaagtcaaaaaag tTGCTGAGGTTCTTAAGGAGAAGAAGATTGAACCCATCACTCACAAAAAAG CTGTTATTAAGGCAAAACCAGCACCTGCTGAAAAGAAGAAAG AGAAAACTGTCCTGAAGGAGACGGTAAAAGATAAAGTTAAAG AAGACagagttcttaaagagaaacaGGAGCCAGCAAAGAAAG AAAAACCTGCGGAGAAGGCTGCCAGAGACGAGAAGGTTGAAG AACAACTTTTGGACAGCTTTCCCATGGATG aaaactggcTGGTATGTTTCTCTCCAGACGAGCTGCCGTACTTCCAGTGTTTCTTCCTGGACGAGGACGAGGCTCAGTTTCCATTTTATGCCTTCTCACCTCTACACATTTAA
- the LOC103458740 gene encoding neurofilament heavy polypeptide-like isoform X3: MEEKKPVKKEIKVEKLPKEKKPVKEEIKVKKPPKGKLGFEKPVKDKIKEKKLSEEGKSEQKHQTEKIGVKKPKEDIKPKRTIKREFPTVLRKQHLNVTKPEATPIKTKKVAVVKKLEIPDKNVSLTKTKVKAVPLRKVPEVPKETTKPSKVKKVAEVLKEKKIEPITHKKAAVIKAKPAPAEKKKEKTVLKETVKDKVKEDRVLKEKQEPAKKEKPAEKAARDEKVEEQLLDSFPMDDELPYFQCFFLDEDEAQFPFYAFSPLHI; this comes from the exons atggaagaaaagaaaccagtcaaaaaagaaataaaagtggaGAAACTGCCCAAAGAAAAGAAACCTgtcaaagaagaaataaaggtCAAGAAACCTCCCAAAGGAAAACTAGGTTTTGAGAAACCTGTCAAGGATAAGATCAAGGAAAAGAAACTTTCAGAAGAAGGaaaatctgaacagaaacacCAAACCGAAAAAATAGGAGTAAAGAAACCTAAAGAAG ATATTAAGCCCAAAAGAACAATCAAACGGGAGTTTCCAACTGTCCTCAGGAAGCAACAtcttaatgtgacaaaacctG AAGCCACTCCAATCAAGACCAAAAAGGTGGCAGTTGTGAAAA AGCTCGAAATCCCAGACAAAAATGTCTCCTTAACAAAGACGAAAGTAAAGGCAGTGCCACTACGAAAAG ttccTGAGGTTCCAAAAGAAACAACCAAgccttcaaaagtcaaaaaag tTGCTGAGGTTCTTAAGGAGAAGAAGATTGAACCCATCACTCACAAAAAAG CAGCTGTTATTAAGGCAAAACCAGCACCTGCTGAAAAGAAGAAAG AGAAAACTGTCCTGAAGGAGACGGTAAAAGATAAAGTTAAAG AAGACagagttcttaaagagaaacaGGAGCCAGCAAAGAAAG AAAAACCTGCGGAGAAGGCTGCCAGAGACGAGAAGGTTGAAG AACAACTTTTGGACAGCTTTCCCATGGATG ACGAGCTGCCGTACTTCCAGTGTTTCTTCCTGGACGAGGACGAGGCTCAGTTTCCATTTTATGCCTTCTCACCTCTACACATTTAA
- the LOC103458740 gene encoding neurofilament heavy polypeptide-like isoform X1, which translates to MEEKKPVKKEIKVEKLPKEKKPVKEEIKVKKPPKGKLGFEKPVKDKIKEKKLSEEGKSEQKHQTEKIGVKKPKEDIKPKRTIKREFPTVLRKQHLNVTKPEATPIKTKKVAVVKKLEIPDKNVSLTKTKVKAVPLRKVPEVPKETTKPSKVKKVAEVLKEKKIEPITHKKAAVIKAKPAPAEKKKEKTVLKETVKDKVKEDRVLKEKQEPAKKEKPAEKAARDEKVEEQLLDSFPMDENWLVCFSPDELPYFQCFFLDEDEAQFPFYAFSPLHI; encoded by the exons atggaagaaaagaaaccagtcaaaaaagaaataaaagtggaGAAACTGCCCAAAGAAAAGAAACCTgtcaaagaagaaataaaggtCAAGAAACCTCCCAAAGGAAAACTAGGTTTTGAGAAACCTGTCAAGGATAAGATCAAGGAAAAGAAACTTTCAGAAGAAGGaaaatctgaacagaaacacCAAACCGAAAAAATAGGAGTAAAGAAACCTAAAGAAG ATATTAAGCCCAAAAGAACAATCAAACGGGAGTTTCCAACTGTCCTCAGGAAGCAACAtcttaatgtgacaaaacctG AAGCCACTCCAATCAAGACCAAAAAGGTGGCAGTTGTGAAAA AGCTCGAAATCCCAGACAAAAATGTCTCCTTAACAAAGACGAAAGTAAAGGCAGTGCCACTACGAAAAG ttccTGAGGTTCCAAAAGAAACAACCAAgccttcaaaagtcaaaaaag tTGCTGAGGTTCTTAAGGAGAAGAAGATTGAACCCATCACTCACAAAAAAG CAGCTGTTATTAAGGCAAAACCAGCACCTGCTGAAAAGAAGAAAG AGAAAACTGTCCTGAAGGAGACGGTAAAAGATAAAGTTAAAG AAGACagagttcttaaagagaaacaGGAGCCAGCAAAGAAAG AAAAACCTGCGGAGAAGGCTGCCAGAGACGAGAAGGTTGAAG AACAACTTTTGGACAGCTTTCCCATGGATG aaaactggcTGGTATGTTTCTCTCCAGACGAGCTGCCGTACTTCCAGTGTTTCTTCCTGGACGAGGACGAGGCTCAGTTTCCATTTTATGCCTTCTCACCTCTACACATTTAA